Proteins encoded by one window of Rutidosis leptorrhynchoides isolate AG116_Rl617_1_P2 chromosome 7, CSIRO_AGI_Rlap_v1, whole genome shotgun sequence:
- the LOC139857665 gene encoding pentatricopeptide repeat-containing protein At1g73710, with the protein MLKIYSHRDISRESMNNPQAVYSPCKLQTLHPSSFNLISVQGFYVNPDKIHTRVYLGFNFKLQANSQKKYLVPTRISTIRNSVSNYTYNYNSNNTSNKKKFGGILPSILKSLDSEDDVDKTLDLYYGKLNPKEQTVILKEQRNWEKVVRVFDWMKSQPDYLPNVIHYNVVLRVLGRSRKWDELRRCWIDMAKNGILPTNNTYGMLVDVYGKAGFVKEALLWIKHMKIRAIFPDEVTMNTVVRVLKDGGEYDRADWFYKDWCVGKVDLDDLDLDSMADSDSGSDPVSLTRFLLTELFRTGGRDHTKSMVQFEVENGTQKPRLTATYNTLIDLYAKAGRLKEAGDVFNEMLKSGIAMDTITFNTMIFTCGSNGNLSEAETLLSEMEERGIRPDTKTYNIFLSLYADAGNIDEALRCYKMIREVGLFPDVVTYRAVLQILSERKMVREVENVIREIDESGLYIDRQSVPLVVKMYLDKGLTELANLLFEKCRKNGQLSSKTYAAVIDAYAQKGLWAEAEYVFGCEREKDIVEYNVMIKAYGIAKFYNKAFSLFKGMKSQGIWPDECTYNSLIQMFSGGDLVDDARHLLGEMIEVGFKPSCLTFSSVIASYARLRMLTEADEIYQEMMKSGVKPNEVVYGSLINGFAESSELDEALRYFGIMQESGLPANQVVLTTLIKAYSKSGVIDGARMIYQKMKQLPNGPDVVASNSMLSLYADLGMVSEAKTIFDYLRKNRQADSVSFATMMYVYKNMGMLDEAIEVAKEMKNCGLLIDCSSFNKVMACYATSGQLVKCGEMLHDMIVTQKVVPTNGTFKVLFTVLRKGGIQTEGVEQLEIAYRDGKPYASQSVITVVFSVLGMHTYALEFFEKVVKFETGLDRFVYNVAIYVYGSLGRIDDAFKMFLRMQDEGLEADVVTYIYLVGCYAKAGMSEGVKRVYSKLKSGELDPNESLFKAVIDGYKVMNRHDLAELVNQEMNLVFNTESLTESENEDEVEETSESLFV; encoded by the coding sequence ATGCTTAAAATTTACAGTCATAGAGATATAAGCCGTGAATCTATGAACAACCCCCAAGCAGTTTATTCACCATGTAAGCTTCAAACTCTTCATCCTTCTTCTTTTAATTTGATTTCTGTTCAAGGGTTTTACGTAAACCCTGATAAAATTCATACTAGGGTTTATCTAGGGTTTAACTTCAAACTTCAAGCTAATTCACAAAAGAAGTATCTTGTACCCACTAGAATTAGTACTATTAGAAATAGCGTAAGCaattatacttataattataatagtaacaaTACAAGTAATAAGAAGAAATTTGGGGGTATACTGCCTTCAATTTTGAAGTCTTTGGATTCGGAAGATGATGTCGATAAAACCCTAGATTTATATTATGGGAAGCTGAATCCTAAAGAACAGACTGTGATTCTTAAAGAACAGAGAAATTGGGAAAAGGTTGTTAGAGTTTTCGATTGGATGAAATCGCAACCCGATTATTTGCCTAATGTGATTCACTATAACGTCGTTCTTCGAGTGCTTGGTCGTTCAAGAAAGTGGGATGAATTAAGACGGTGTTGGATTGATATGGCAAAAAACGGCATTTTACCGACTAATAATACGTATGGAATGCTTGTTGATGTGTACGGAAAAGCAGGGTTTGTAAAAGAAGCCCTTTTATGGATTAAGCATATGAAAATTAGGGCTATTTTTCCCGATGAAGTTACAATGAATACGGTTGTTCGAGTTTTGAAAGATGGAGGTGAGTATGATCGTGCTGATTGGTTTTATAAAGATTGGTGTGTGGGGAAAGTTGATTTGGATGATTTGGATCTGGATTCTATGGCGGATTCAGATTCGGGTTCGGACCCGGTTAGTTTGACCCGTTTTTTGTTGACCGAGCTTTTTAGAACCGGAGGACGAGATCATACAAAAAGTATGGTTCAATTTGAGGTGGAAAACGGTACTCAAAAGCCTCGATTAACGGCTACTTACAATACTTTGATTGATTTGTATGCAAAAGCTGGTCGATTGAAAGAAGCGGGTGATGTTTTTAATGAGATGCTGAAATCGGGAATTGCAATGGATACGATTACATTTAATACGATGATATTTACGTGCGGGAGTAATGGGAATTTATCAGAAGCCGAAACTTTGTTGAGTGAAATGGAAGAAAGGGGAATACGTCCAGATACTAAAACGTACAACATTTTTTTGTCGTTATATGCTGACGCAGGCAACATAGATGAAGCGTTACGTTGTTATAAGATGATACGAGAGGTTGGTTTGTTTCCCGATGTTGTTACTTACAGAGCTGTTCTTCAAATTTTGAGCGAGAGGAAAATGGTTCGTGAAGTTGAAAATGTGATTAGGGAAATTGACGAATCAGGTTTATATATTGATAGACAGTCTGTTCCGTTAGTCGTTAAAATGTATTTAGACAAAGGGTTAACCGAGCTTGCGAATTTGCTGTTTGAAAAATGTCGAAAGAATGGTCAATTGTCGTCAAAAACGTATGCAGCTGTTATTGATGCGTACGCTCAAAAGGGACTTTGGGCTGAAGCCGAGTACGTTTTTGGTTGCGAACGAGAAAAAGATATTGTGGAATATAACGTGATGATCAAAGCGTATGGCATAGCAAAATTTTACAATAAAGCGTTTTCGCTGTTTAAAGGTATGAAAAGTCAAGGGATTTGGCCAGACGAATGCACGTACAATTCGTTGATTCAGATGTTTTCAGGGGGCGATTTGGTTGATGACGCTCGACATCTTTTAGGTGAAATGATTGAAGTGGGTTTTAAACCCTCGTGTTTAACGTTTTCTAGCGTTATTGCAAGTTATGCGCGTTTACGAATGCTAACGGAAGCTGACGAGATTTATCAAGAAATGATGAAATCGGGAGTTAAACCTAACGAAGTTGTTTACGGTTCGTTAATAAACGGATTTGCAGAAAGTAGTGAACTTGATGAAGCGTTAAGGTATTTCGGGATTATGCAAGAATCGGGATTACCTGCTAATCAAGTTGTATTAACTACTTTAATTAAGGCGTATAGTAAAAGTGGTGTAATCGATGGTGCACGAATGATCTATCAAAAGATGAAACAGTTACCAAACGGTCCCGATGTTGTAGCATCAAACAGTATGCTTAGTCTTTATGCAGATTTAGGCATGGTATCAGAAGCCAAAACGATATTTGATTATTTACGAAAAAACCGTCAAGCGGATTCAGTTTCGTTTGCAACGATGATGTATGTTTATAAAAACATGGGCATGTTAGATGAAGCTATAGAAGTTGCTAAAGAGATGAAAAATTGTGGGTTATTAATCGATTGCTCGTCTTTTAACAAAGTGATGGCTTGTTATGCGACGAGCGGTCAATTAGTCAAATGTGGTGAAATGTTGCATGACATGATTGTAACGCAAAAGGTGGTCCCCACGAACGGAACTTTCAAAGTGTTATTCACCGTGTTGAGAAAAGGCGGGATTCAAACCGAAGGAGTGGAACAGCTCGAGATTGCGTACCGGGACGGTAAACCGTATGCAAGTCAATCGGTGATAACGGTTGTGTTTTCGGTATTAGGTATGCATACGTATGCGTTAGAATTTTTTGAAAAAGTTGTGAAATTTGAGACGGGTTTGGATCGTTTTGTATATAATGTTGCGATATATGTGTATGGGAGTTTAGGGAGAATCGACGATGCGTTTAAGATGTTTTTGAGGATGCAAGATGAAGGTTTGGAAGCAGATGttgttacttatatatatttggttGGTTGTTATGCGAAAGCTGGTATGTCGGAAGGGGTAAAACGGGTATATAGTAAGTTAAAATCTGGAGAACTTGATCCGAACGAGTCGTTGTTTAAAGCAGTTATAGATGGTTATAAAGTTATGAATAGGCATGATCTTGCAGAACTTGTTAATCAAGAGATGAACTTGGTTTTTAATACAGAATCTTTGACGGAATCTGAGAATGAAGACGAGGTAGAAGAAACGTCTGAAAGTTTATTCGTATAA
- the LOC139859706 gene encoding secretory carrier-associated membrane protein 1-like, which produces MGSRQDSNPYDEERVNPFASSGSSSTLSPLPQERVEYERGGTTISVPSDNTMDLKAKEKELQAKEADLKRREEELQKREEAIARSGVVVEVKNWPPFYPVIHHDIATEIPIHLQKIQYVAFGSWLGLILCLMWNFIAVTAAWFQGESASIWLLAVIYIITGVPGSYLLWYRPLYRAMRTDSAIKFTFFFLTYICHIIFCILATLAPPIFIKGRSLAGFMPAFDYLGWNAALGGLYFIGFALFAIETAISIWVIQQVYLYFRGSGKAATMKREATKSTMMSALS; this is translated from the exons ATGGGTAGTCGTCAGGATTCTAATCCTTATGACGAGGAACGAGTCAATCCATTTGCG AGTTCTGGGTCTAGCTCAACACTATCACCGCTTCCACAAGAACGTGTTGAATATGAACGTGGCGGTACAACTATTAGTGTTCCTTCTGATAACACCATG gatttgaaagccaAGGAAAAAGAACTCCAAGCTAAAGAGGCTGATTTGAAAAGGAGGGAAGAG GAATTACAAAAAAGGGAGGAGGCAATCGCACGCT CTGGAGTTGTTGTAGAAGTGAAAAATTGGCCACCTTTTTACCCTGTAATTCATCATGACATTGCAACCGAAATCCCTATTCATCTACAAAAGATACAATATGTCGCGTTTGGGTCCTGGTTGG GCCTTATATTGTGCCTTATGTGGAATTTTATAGCTGTGACTGCGGCCTGGTTTCAAGGGGAAA GTGCTTCGATATGGTTACTTGCTGTAATATACATTATAACAGGAGTACCCGGATCGTACCTTTTGTGGTATCGTCCTTTATATCGAGCCATGAG gACCGATAGCGCTATAAAGTTTACTTTCTTTTTCTTGACTTACATT TGTCACATCATCTTCTGTATTTTAGCTACACTTGCTCCTCCAATATTTATCAAAGGGAGATCTCTCGC GGGATTTATGCCTGCTTTTGATTATCTCGGTTGGAATGCTGCACTTGGG GGCTTGTACTTCATTGGATTTGCACTTTTTGCTATAGAGACAGCAATCAGCATATGGGTCATTCAG CAAGTTTATTTGTATTTCCGTGGTAGTGGAAAAGCTGCAACGATGAAACGTGAAGCTACAAAATCAACTATGATGTCAGCGTTATCGTGA